A portion of the Glycine max cultivar Williams 82 chromosome 10, Glycine_max_v4.0, whole genome shotgun sequence genome contains these proteins:
- the LOC100816228 gene encoding phosphomannomutase/phosphoglucomutase isoform X5, giving the protein MAASASATAVPYLDKTDFLKLQNGSDIRGVAVDGVEGELVNLTEPVAEAIGAAFAAWLMEKKKADASQHLRVSIGHDSRISAKLLQNAISRGLAGAGLEVVHYGLASTPAMFNSTLTKNEAFLCPADGSIMITASHLPFNRNGFKFFTNAGGFGKADIKDILERAADIYNQFTEESLPNSERKASLSIKKVDYMIVYTSDLVKAVRKAAGNIEKPLEGFHIVVDAGNGAGGFFAAKVLEPLGAITSGSQFLEPDGLFPNHIPNPEDKTAMKAITQAVLDNKADLGIIFDTDVDRSAAVDFTGREFNRNRLIALMAAIVLEEHPGTTIVTDSVTSDGLTTFIEKKLGGRHHRFKRGYKNVIDEAIRLNSIGEESHLAIETSGHGALKENHWLDDGAYLMVKILNKLASARASGKGGGSKVLTDLIDGLQEPAFAAELRLKINQNHPDLKGGAFRSFREYGEAVLKHLENSIGSDPSLLKAPVNYEGVRVSGYGGWFLLRLSLHDPVLPLNIEAPSNDDAVKLGLAVLAAVKDFAGLDTSALNKLVGAS; this is encoded by the exons tGACATTCGTGGTGTGGCTGTTGATGGTGTTGAGGGAGAGCTAGTTAACCTCACTGAACCTGTTGCTGAAGCAATAGGAGCTGCTTTTGCTGCATGGTTAATGGAGAAAAAGAAAGCTGATGCTTCTCAGCATTTGAGAGTTTCTATTGGCCATGATTCCCGAATATCAGCCAAATTATTACAG AATGCAATTTCTCGAGGTCTTGCTGGTGCTGGCCTAGAAGTTGTCCACTATGG ATTAGCATCAACACCAGCCATGTTCAATAGCACACTCACGAAGAATGAAGCATTTTTGTGTCCTGCTGATGGATCTATTATGATAACAG CAAGTCATCTGCCTTTCAACAGGAATGGATTCAAATTTTTCACAAATGCTGGTGGGTTTGGGAAGGCCGACATTAAAGATATCTTAGAGCGAGCTGCAGACATATACAATCAATTTACAGAAGAAAGTTTGCCAAATTCAGAGAGAAAAGCTTCACTATCTATTAAGAAAGTTGATTACATGATTGTTTATACATCTGATTTAGTAAAAGCAGTTCGCAAGGCAGCTGGAAACATAG AGAAACCATTGGAGGGTTTCCATATAGTTGTTGATGCAGGCAATGGAGCAGGAGGCTTTTTTGCA GCAAAGGTTCTGGAACCTCTGGGGGCAATAACTTCTGGGAGTCAATTTTTGGAGCCTGATG GCTTGTTTCCAAATCATATCCCAAATCCTGAGGACAAAACAGCAATGAAAGCTATAACCCAAGCAGTCCTTGATAACAAAGCTGATCTTGGAATTATCTTTGATACTGATGTGGACAG ATCTGCTGCTGTGGATTTCACTGGCCGTGAATTCAACAGGAATCGTTTAATTGCCTTAATGGCAGCTATTGTTCTTGAGGAA CATCCTGGAACAACTATTGTCACAGACAGTGTGACTTCTGATGGGCTTACCACGTTTATTGAGAAGAAACTTG GTGGAAGACACCATCGGTTCAAAAGAGGTTACAAAAATGTGATTGATGAAGCTATTCGTTTG AATTCTATTGGCGAGGAGTCACATTTGGCAATTGAAACTAGTGGACATGGAGCTCTCAAGGAAAATCATTGGCTTGATGATGGTGCATACCTAATG GTCAAGATCTTAAATAAACTTGCTTCTGCAAGAGCTTCTGGAAAGGGTGGTGGAAGCAAGGTTTTGACTGATCTAATAGACGGACTTCAGGAGCCAGCTTTTGCTGCAGAACTGAGATTAAAGATAAACCAAAACCATCCAGATCTTAAAGGAGG AGCTTTCAGATCTTTTCGGGAATATGGAGAAGCTGTGCTGAAACATTTGGAGAATTCAATTGGCTCTGATCCAAGTCTGCTCAAGGCTCCTGTGAACTATGAAGGG GTCCGAGTTTCTGGCTATGGTGGATGGTTCCTTCTTAGATTATCACTCCATGATCCTGTACTTCCCCTTAACATTGAG GCACCTAGTAATGACGATGCTGTGAAGCTTGGACTTGCTGTGCTTGCAGCTGTAAAGGACTTCGCAGGTTTAGACACATCAGCCTTGAACAAGTTGGTAGGAGCATCATAA
- the LOC100816228 gene encoding phosphomannomutase/phosphoglucomutase isoform X6 — MAASASATAVPYLDKTDFLKLQNGSDIRGVAVDGVEGELVNLTEPVAEAIGAAFAAWLMEKKKADASQHLRVSIGHDSRISAKLLQNAISRGLAGAGLEVVHYGLASTPAMFNSTLTKNEAFLCPADGSIMITASHLPFNRNGFKFFTNAGGFGKADIKDILERAADIYNQFTEESLPNSERKASLSIKKVDYMIVYTSDLVKAVRKAAGNIEKPLEGFHIVVDAGNGAGGFFAAKVLEPLGAITSGSQFLEPDGLFPNHIPNPEDKTAMKAITQAVLDNKADLGIIFDTDVDRSAAVDFTGREFNRNRLIALMAAIVLEEHPGTTIVTDSVTSDGLTTFIEKKLGGRHHRFKRGYKNVIDEAIRLNSIGEESHLAIETSGHGALKENHWLDDGAYLMVKILNKLASARASGKGGGSKVLTDLIDGLQEPAFAAELRLKINQNHPDLKGGSFREYGEAVLKHLENSIGSDPSLLKAPVNYEGVRVSGYGGWFLLRLSLHDPVLPLNIEAPSNDDAVKLGLAVLAAVKDFAGLDTSALNKLVGAS; from the exons tGACATTCGTGGTGTGGCTGTTGATGGTGTTGAGGGAGAGCTAGTTAACCTCACTGAACCTGTTGCTGAAGCAATAGGAGCTGCTTTTGCTGCATGGTTAATGGAGAAAAAGAAAGCTGATGCTTCTCAGCATTTGAGAGTTTCTATTGGCCATGATTCCCGAATATCAGCCAAATTATTACAG AATGCAATTTCTCGAGGTCTTGCTGGTGCTGGCCTAGAAGTTGTCCACTATGG ATTAGCATCAACACCAGCCATGTTCAATAGCACACTCACGAAGAATGAAGCATTTTTGTGTCCTGCTGATGGATCTATTATGATAACAG CAAGTCATCTGCCTTTCAACAGGAATGGATTCAAATTTTTCACAAATGCTGGTGGGTTTGGGAAGGCCGACATTAAAGATATCTTAGAGCGAGCTGCAGACATATACAATCAATTTACAGAAGAAAGTTTGCCAAATTCAGAGAGAAAAGCTTCACTATCTATTAAGAAAGTTGATTACATGATTGTTTATACATCTGATTTAGTAAAAGCAGTTCGCAAGGCAGCTGGAAACATAG AGAAACCATTGGAGGGTTTCCATATAGTTGTTGATGCAGGCAATGGAGCAGGAGGCTTTTTTGCA GCAAAGGTTCTGGAACCTCTGGGGGCAATAACTTCTGGGAGTCAATTTTTGGAGCCTGATG GCTTGTTTCCAAATCATATCCCAAATCCTGAGGACAAAACAGCAATGAAAGCTATAACCCAAGCAGTCCTTGATAACAAAGCTGATCTTGGAATTATCTTTGATACTGATGTGGACAG ATCTGCTGCTGTGGATTTCACTGGCCGTGAATTCAACAGGAATCGTTTAATTGCCTTAATGGCAGCTATTGTTCTTGAGGAA CATCCTGGAACAACTATTGTCACAGACAGTGTGACTTCTGATGGGCTTACCACGTTTATTGAGAAGAAACTTG GTGGAAGACACCATCGGTTCAAAAGAGGTTACAAAAATGTGATTGATGAAGCTATTCGTTTG AATTCTATTGGCGAGGAGTCACATTTGGCAATTGAAACTAGTGGACATGGAGCTCTCAAGGAAAATCATTGGCTTGATGATGGTGCATACCTAATG GTCAAGATCTTAAATAAACTTGCTTCTGCAAGAGCTTCTGGAAAGGGTGGTGGAAGCAAGGTTTTGACTGATCTAATAGACGGACTTCAGGAGCCAGCTTTTGCTGCAGAACTGAGATTAAAGATAAACCAAAACCATCCAGATCTTAAAGGAGG ATCTTTTCGGGAATATGGAGAAGCTGTGCTGAAACATTTGGAGAATTCAATTGGCTCTGATCCAAGTCTGCTCAAGGCTCCTGTGAACTATGAAGGG GTCCGAGTTTCTGGCTATGGTGGATGGTTCCTTCTTAGATTATCACTCCATGATCCTGTACTTCCCCTTAACATTGAG GCACCTAGTAATGACGATGCTGTGAAGCTTGGACTTGCTGTGCTTGCAGCTGTAAAGGACTTCGCAGGTTTAGACACATCAGCCTTGAACAAGTTGGTAGGAGCATCATAA
- the LOC100305894 gene encoding uncharacterized protein: MRSIPLGTSVSPTPINTSKLSPFSVNFKKPTTFPSWGSTPPHEFSLSQSGLCRASQVVDLFPTVSPEIIVREARLEDCWEVAETHCSSFFPEYSFPLDFVLRMDRLVAMMAGFTLPNGCKRICLVAVTGNSFGETVLFGSEDFKVGGFDGKISLNKGYVAGILTVDTVADFLPRKGPLRQRRTGVAYISNVAVREKFRRKGIAKHLVAKAESQARSWGCRAIALHCDLKNPAATKLYQGQGFRCIKVPEGANWPHPKTSPDVKFNFMMKLLNNSTVSK; encoded by the exons ATGCGGTCAATTCCTCTGGGAACCTCAGTATCTCCAACTCCTATAAACACCTCAAAGTTATCACCTTTCAGTGTTAATTTTAAGAAACCAACCACTTTCCCATCTTGGGGTTCAACTCCTCCTCATGAATTCTCTCTCTCCCAATCAG GATTATGTAGAGCAAGTCAAGTTGTTGATTTGTTCCCGACTGTGTCTCCTGAAATTATTGTTCGGGAGGCCAGGCTAGAGGACTGTTGGGAAGTGGCAGAGACTCACTGCAGCTCCTTCTTCCCTGAATATTCCTTCCCATTAGATTTTGTGCTGAGAATGGACAGATTGGTGGCCATGATGGCAGGATTCACTCTACCAAACGGTTGCAAGAGAATTTGTTTGGTTGCCGTTACTGGCAACTCATTTGGTGAAACTGTATTATTTGGAAGTGAAGATTTCAAGGTTGGTGGTTTTGATGGGAAAATCAGCCTCAACAAGGGATATGTGGCTGGTATATTAACAGTGGATACTGTTGCAGACTTTCTTCCTAGGAAGGGGCCATTGCGACAGAGAAG GACTGGAGTTGCATACATATCGAATGTGGCAGTCCGGGAAAAATTTAGGCGAAAGGGAATAGCTAAACACTTGGTAGCAAAGGCAGAATCACAAGCCAGAAGTTGGGGGTGTCGTGCTATTGCATTGCACTGTGATTTGAAAAACCCTGCAGCCACAAAGTTATACCAAGGCCAAGGTTTCAGGTGTATAAAGGTTCCAGAAGGAGCTAACTGGCCACATCCAAAGACCTCACCGGATGTAAAGTTCAACTTCATGATGAAGCTTCTCAACAATTCAACTGTTTCTAAATGA